Proteins from one Paenibacillus amylolyticus genomic window:
- a CDS encoding phosphotransferase: MSTMNSGLHCTISAEMLHQLVENHFRSDTKVKAFGLLQGGLFNTTYRIQLEHATYTDVILRLAPERGEMAAGAASDPLFSFERTMMAAEPIVYEYYRKAGIPAPNIIACDDSGSIIPRTYMFMEVIPSKQLDHASISDRDKERLYHQLGAHTAIMHQIEGASFGWPQGDGTIKGSNQWSEVLHSFAEETALKAAQAEYMPGVGKRSHPYSRKIKTYLIR, from the coding sequence ATGAGTACGATGAATTCGGGTTTGCACTGTACGATATCAGCAGAGATGCTGCATCAGCTGGTAGAGAATCATTTTAGAAGCGATACCAAAGTAAAGGCGTTTGGTCTCCTGCAAGGTGGACTTTTTAATACAACCTATCGGATTCAACTAGAGCATGCAACCTATACGGATGTGATTTTACGTTTGGCTCCAGAGCGTGGAGAGATGGCGGCTGGTGCTGCGAGTGACCCGCTTTTTTCATTCGAACGCACGATGATGGCGGCTGAACCGATTGTGTATGAATATTATCGTAAGGCAGGCATTCCTGCTCCAAACATTATCGCCTGTGACGACAGCGGGTCCATCATACCAAGAACGTATATGTTTATGGAGGTTATCCCGAGTAAGCAGCTGGATCACGCATCGATTTCAGACAGGGATAAGGAGCGATTGTACCATCAGCTTGGCGCGCATACCGCCATCATGCATCAGATCGAAGGTGCATCGTTTGGCTGGCCACAGGGAGATGGAACGATTAAAGGCTCGAATCAATGGTCCGAGGTACTGCACTCTTTTGCAGAAGAAACGGCACTTAAAGCGGCACAAGCCGAATATATGCCAGGTGTGGGGAAGAGATCGCATCCATATTCACGAAAAATAAAGACTTATTTGATCAGGTGA
- a CDS encoding Ger(x)C family spore germination C-terminal domain-containing protein, with protein MVGTLTADEARAVAWAGENLDSLTLSVRTKKQKASMTVYNMRSDIQAKLQNGEPHFIINLTGKAELNSVIPVLKAKDIVGTKDIEQAANDKVNAHLTHALQTAKHQGADILRLGYRLEWRHPQVWKKLRPTWVNYVKNDLQFTVKTNINIQFVGSESSF; from the coding sequence ATGGTCGGGACACTCACAGCCGATGAGGCACGTGCTGTTGCGTGGGCAGGGGAGAATCTGGATTCACTGACCCTCTCGGTCAGAACCAAGAAACAAAAAGCAAGCATGACAGTGTATAACATGCGCTCTGATATTCAGGCAAAACTTCAGAATGGCGAACCCCATTTCATCATTAACTTGACGGGCAAAGCGGAGTTGAACTCGGTTATTCCAGTCCTTAAAGCCAAAGACATTGTCGGTACAAAGGATATCGAACAAGCCGCCAACGACAAAGTGAATGCTCATCTTACCCATGCCCTGCAAACCGCAAAACACCAAGGTGCAGATATACTCAGGCTCGGATACCGACTGGAATGGAGACACCCGCAGGTATGGAAGAAGCTCCGGCCTACATGGGTCAACTATGTGAAAAACGATCTGCAATTTACCGTCAAAACGAATATCAACATTCAATTTGTCGGCTCGGAGTCAAGCTTCTAG
- a CDS encoding glycoside hydrolase family 3 C-terminal domain-containing protein, whose translation MNYHGYHTSHAESAAGALKAGVDCLTDEVDLVVSALEEALDQGLLKVTDLDRAIRNIFGVRMRLGQLDQSGRNPYASIPESVLCAPEHAKLSYRAAAESIVLLQNDGLLPLKPEALQKISVIGPLADVVYTDWYSGTLPYRVSVLDGLRNRLPQTNVTYTDGNDRIQLQTADGQVITLGAEGTLIAVHEGSTSTATEFIHQDWGWGSHTLRSVNNNRFVTLTEQGIYQANAPEIGGWFVKEVVQINPETDGSNTLHTWNGIPVGLSEHQGHSALTPLPPQGEQATGFHINRVAHGIEQAVEAARSSQASVVVVGNSPYINGKEEIDRPSLLLPLNQVELVKAVCEVNPNTVVVIMGSYPFALQELKDTARAIVYMTHAGQELGNALADVLLGYYAPAGRLNMTWYADESQLPDIMDYDIIQRGMTYMYHQGPVQYAFGHGLTYSEFEYEAIRVSRSTSAGAAATDQLQIEVEVYNKGERDSDEVVQIYGSAHTSRVKRAQKQLLAFRRVHVKAGARVTIRFEIPVQKLALWDVTRDRYCLETATWAIRAGRSSADIRQSADIEIEGETIPDRPLHLLTFAENYDACAGVLLDECLEGRSAVRAITREEPLYREGQSSWIAFNRIDAQEVQGFEARVAAFGEAGRLEIRSGGVEGELLGVCEVSGPGGSVNGKDTKWTTVQSSLEAPHKVNELYIVFKGGAALRHFKLLQL comes from the coding sequence GTGAACTATCATGGTTATCACACCAGTCATGCCGAATCAGCAGCAGGTGCATTGAAGGCAGGAGTGGATTGTCTTACGGATGAGGTTGATCTTGTCGTATCTGCGCTGGAGGAAGCTCTTGATCAAGGGCTATTGAAAGTCACTGATTTGGACCGAGCGATTCGTAACATCTTTGGTGTGCGGATGCGACTTGGACAACTGGATCAGTCCGGACGCAACCCTTATGCATCCATCCCCGAGTCGGTATTGTGTGCACCAGAGCATGCCAAACTTAGTTATCGTGCCGCTGCCGAATCCATAGTTTTACTCCAAAATGATGGATTGCTCCCCTTGAAGCCAGAAGCATTACAGAAGATCAGTGTCATTGGACCCCTTGCCGATGTGGTCTATACGGATTGGTACAGTGGCACACTGCCTTATCGTGTATCCGTCCTTGATGGACTGCGCAATCGACTACCCCAAACAAACGTAACATATACAGATGGGAATGACCGTATTCAGCTCCAGACAGCAGATGGACAAGTCATAACCCTGGGTGCGGAAGGTACACTCATTGCTGTACACGAGGGAAGTACATCGACAGCCACCGAATTTATACATCAGGATTGGGGCTGGGGAAGTCACACGCTACGAAGTGTGAACAATAACCGATTCGTAACCTTAACCGAACAAGGCATCTATCAGGCAAACGCACCGGAGATTGGCGGCTGGTTTGTGAAGGAAGTTGTTCAAATTAATCCCGAAACGGATGGAAGTAACACCTTGCACACGTGGAACGGTATCCCCGTTGGCTTGAGCGAACATCAGGGACATTCTGCTTTGACGCCACTTCCCCCACAAGGTGAACAAGCTACGGGATTTCATATTAATAGGGTGGCACACGGAATCGAACAAGCCGTAGAAGCTGCACGAAGCAGTCAGGCATCTGTCGTTGTTGTGGGTAACAGCCCATACATCAACGGCAAAGAAGAAATTGACCGCCCTAGTCTGCTGCTTCCACTGAATCAGGTCGAGCTTGTCAAAGCGGTGTGTGAAGTTAATCCCAATACGGTGGTTGTTATTATGGGCAGTTATCCATTTGCCCTTCAGGAATTGAAAGATACAGCCCGGGCAATCGTATATATGACTCATGCAGGCCAAGAATTGGGGAATGCGCTTGCTGATGTGCTATTAGGCTATTATGCCCCGGCAGGCAGATTGAACATGACATGGTATGCAGATGAATCCCAGCTTCCTGACATCATGGATTATGACATCATTCAGCGTGGCATGACTTATATGTATCATCAAGGACCGGTTCAATATGCATTTGGTCATGGCTTAACCTATTCGGAATTTGAATATGAAGCGATTCGTGTAAGTCGCAGTACCTCAGCGGGAGCCGCCGCCACAGATCAATTGCAGATTGAAGTGGAGGTATACAATAAGGGTGAACGTGACAGTGATGAAGTCGTTCAGATCTATGGATCTGCACATACCTCACGAGTGAAACGTGCACAGAAGCAACTGCTTGCTTTCCGCCGTGTTCATGTGAAAGCAGGGGCGCGTGTTACGATACGTTTCGAGATCCCTGTTCAGAAGCTGGCATTATGGGATGTTACCCGAGATCGATACTGCCTGGAGACAGCGACCTGGGCCATTCGGGCAGGGCGTTCTTCCGCAGATATCCGCCAGTCGGCTGATATTGAGATTGAAGGTGAGACGATTCCTGATCGTCCGCTGCATCTGCTTACCTTTGCCGAGAATTATGATGCTTGTGCAGGTGTTCTGTTGGATGAATGCCTGGAGGGACGTTCGGCAGTTCGGGCCATCACTCGGGAAGAGCCCTTATATCGAGAGGGTCAATCATCCTGGATTGCTTTCAACCGTATTGATGCTCAGGAAGTTCAGGGATTTGAAGCCAGAGTGGCAGCTTTTGGGGAAGCAGGCAGACTGGAGATTCGTTCCGGAGGAGTGGAAGGCGAGCTGCTCGGTGTGTGTGAAGTTTCTGGGCCTGGAGGCAGTGTGAACGGAAAAGATACTAAGTGGACAACGGTCCAGTCTTCGCTTGAGGCACCACATAAAGTGAATGAGCTGTATATTGTTTTCAAAGGTGGAGCAGCCCTGCGTCACTTTAAATTGTTGCAGTTGTGA
- a CDS encoding GerAB/ArcD/ProY family transporter, translated as MNRLTAGQAYRFMFVYLYSEPVAFLLQRLFKMSGYQGWLSTIGGFLISLIFLFFTYRLGSIHPDKDWLAYGEDIVGKVVHRLYIGLIVLLCIYLLSIDVENFIVFLQSMYLPQTPIWLTSTLTLLCICLTARSGLVTIVFMAEGIFLVQLFTSTLLIPAVGAGQSRHIARNGYPS; from the coding sequence ATGAACCGTCTGACTGCCGGACAGGCTTACCGCTTCATGTTTGTTTACCTTTATTCCGAACCTGTTGCCTTCCTCCTGCAACGCTTGTTTAAAATGAGTGGCTATCAGGGATGGTTATCCACCATCGGCGGTTTTTTAATTAGTCTGATTTTTCTGTTCTTTACATACCGTTTGGGTTCCATTCATCCTGACAAAGACTGGCTCGCCTATGGAGAGGATATCGTGGGCAAGGTTGTGCATCGCCTTTATATCGGATTAATTGTCCTGTTATGTATCTACTTGTTATCAATTGATGTGGAAAATTTCATTGTCTTCCTGCAATCGATGTATCTGCCACAAACTCCGATTTGGTTAACATCCACCCTCACTCTACTTTGCATCTGCCTGACTGCGCGTTCAGGGCTGGTTACCATTGTATTTATGGCAGAAGGCATTTTTCTGGTGCAGCTGTTTACGTCCACCTTACTTATTCCAGCGGTTGGGGCGGGGCAATCCCGGCATATTGCTCGCAATGGCTACCCATCATGA
- a CDS encoding phosphotransferase: MTRPVLVHNDLWEANVLVHEEHGELNIAAIIDGDRSMFADREYEAILSIESAAFHEGYDDPLDPSAEGQARRLAYRILSSYFNAYVHEHQVNQPEDGQKYRQRTLDLLEQWKQRVHH, from the coding sequence GTGACCCGTCCGGTACTGGTTCATAATGACCTGTGGGAAGCGAATGTACTAGTTCATGAGGAACATGGTGAGCTAAACATTGCGGCCATCATTGACGGAGATCGTTCCATGTTTGCTGACAGGGAGTATGAAGCCATATTGTCGATAGAATCGGCAGCCTTTCATGAAGGATATGATGATCCGCTGGACCCGTCCGCTGAAGGACAGGCACGCAGGCTTGCGTACCGAATCCTGTCTTCGTATTTTAATGCCTACGTTCATGAACATCAGGTCAATCAACCTGAGGATGGTCAGAAGTATCGCCAGCGTACGCTGGATTTACTGGAGCAATGGAAGCAACGTGTACATCACTAA
- a CDS encoding pyridoxamine 5'-phosphate oxidase family protein, producing MIIAELDAELMEWLSGTNLEHKQHEAMQLLTVSEDQWPHQAMISMGEVIALNPNQLRLALWQGTQTSMNMSRTGKATLIAVQGQRLLHIRIEVEQMPEMKGAVHPRDRFEAQVLHVRVDHAPYAEITSGITFQLKDEAGAITRWKETIEELRK from the coding sequence ATGATTATAGCGGAATTGGACGCTGAACTAATGGAGTGGTTAAGTGGGACAAATCTGGAGCATAAACAGCATGAAGCGATGCAATTGCTGACCGTATCAGAGGATCAGTGGCCACATCAGGCGATGATTAGTATGGGGGAAGTAATTGCGTTAAATCCGAATCAACTTCGACTGGCTCTATGGCAGGGCACACAGACAAGTATGAACATGAGCAGAACCGGCAAGGCTACCTTGATTGCGGTTCAAGGACAGCGATTGTTGCATATCCGTATAGAAGTAGAACAGATGCCTGAGATGAAGGGGGCTGTTCATCCGAGGGATCGTTTTGAAGCACAAGTGCTCCATGTGCGTGTGGATCACGCGCCATATGCCGAGATCACTTCAGGAATAACCTTTCAATTAAAAGATGAAGCCGGAGCGATTACACGCTGGAAAGAGACGATTGAGGAATTACGAAAGTAG
- a CDS encoding HD domain-containing protein: MPEMDGITAGEAVLRAARSFVQSDLSKHSDGHDWPHIERVTALAVELAHRMGADPFVCELAALLHDVPDEKLNESLEAGMAKLNDWLDTQPLDPDIRNKVVGIISTISYAGGQRPAVSSLEARVVQDADRLDALGAIGIARTFAFSGARGREMYDPSLPPREQMTREEYRNGRSTTINHFYEKLFKLKDLMNTSYGKELAEQRHDYMVQFVEQFKREWDGTDR, translated from the coding sequence ATGCCAGAGATGGATGGAATAACGGCAGGAGAGGCTGTTCTGCGAGCCGCCCGATCGTTTGTTCAAAGCGACTTATCCAAGCATAGTGATGGTCATGACTGGCCGCACATCGAACGGGTAACGGCACTTGCGGTCGAACTTGCCCATCGCATGGGTGCAGATCCGTTTGTCTGCGAACTTGCCGCATTATTACATGATGTACCGGATGAGAAGCTGAACGAGAGCCTGGAAGCCGGGATGGCCAAATTGAATGACTGGCTGGATACCCAGCCGCTTGACCCGGATATACGTAATAAGGTTGTGGGTATTATTAGCACCATCTCATATGCGGGAGGTCAGCGTCCTGCCGTCAGCTCGCTGGAAGCGCGCGTTGTACAGGATGCGGATCGACTGGATGCACTGGGTGCGATTGGCATCGCGCGAACCTTTGCCTTTTCAGGAGCCAGAGGGCGCGAGATGTACGATCCGTCCCTTCCCCCACGGGAGCAGATGACCCGTGAGGAATATCGCAATGGGCGTAGCACAACGATTAATCATTTTTACGAAAAGCTGTTCAAGCTCAAGGATCTGATGAACACCTCCTATGGCAAGGAGCTGGCGGAACAGCGTCATGATTATATGGTGCAGTTTGTGGAGCAGTTCAAAAGGGAATGGGATGGCACAGACCGTTAA
- a CDS encoding glycoside hydrolase family 3 N-terminal domain-containing protein, translating to MKEYHQYPMWDASLSLEERLDDLIARLTTEEKIRLIPTREAAVPRLGIPAYNVGGEAAHGVAWIGEATVFPQPLGLSSTWNTRLMREIGSVIGDEARAYHHRNPEVHGLTLWAPTVDLERDPRWGRTEEGYGEDPVLTGEMSAALVKGMQGNDPFYLKMVATLKHFFANNNEKDRLNCSSSIDPRNLREYYLKAFETPFVEGGALSMMTAYNSINGTPAIESPYVNDVVKGEWAMPGFIVCDGGICLKQ from the coding sequence ATGAAGGAGTATCATCAATACCCGATGTGGGATGCATCACTTTCACTGGAGGAAAGGCTGGATGATCTGATTGCACGTTTGACAACGGAAGAGAAGATCAGACTGATTCCTACACGCGAAGCAGCTGTACCAAGACTGGGCATTCCAGCCTACAACGTTGGGGGCGAAGCTGCTCACGGGGTTGCATGGATTGGGGAGGCAACGGTATTTCCGCAACCTCTCGGTCTGTCCAGTACCTGGAATACGAGGCTCATGCGAGAGATTGGTTCAGTCATTGGCGATGAAGCGAGGGCATACCATCACCGTAATCCTGAGGTTCACGGGTTAACCTTGTGGGCACCCACGGTGGACCTGGAACGTGACCCACGCTGGGGCAGAACGGAAGAGGGATATGGCGAGGACCCGGTCCTCACGGGAGAGATGTCGGCAGCTCTTGTGAAAGGTATGCAGGGCAATGATCCTTTTTATCTGAAAATGGTCGCGACATTGAAACACTTTTTTGCCAATAATAATGAGAAGGATCGGCTGAATTGTTCATCCAGCATCGATCCGCGCAACCTGCGGGAATATTATTTAAAAGCATTTGAGACGCCATTTGTGGAGGGCGGAGCTTTGTCCATGATGACAGCTTACAACTCCATCAACGGTACACCTGCCATTGAAAGTCCGTATGTGAATGATGTGGTTAAGGGCGAGTGGGCGATGCCAGGTTTTATTGTATGTGATGGGGGGATCTGTCTCAAACAGTGA
- a CDS encoding MFS transporter, with protein sequence MLLVRPFAGRIYDNKGPKALLIPGAVFIAIGLILLSFATSMWVLFIAAFIYGIGYGSMQSSLQTWMIQVVSPSQRGMANGMFLNSLDLGIATGALLLGAIASITSYTDMYRYSVMFMILFLLIYLIQGKRSGSFSIEAHALLAHTHITATEPPQDQSRNSESGAGNTETGQSNKSKHE encoded by the coding sequence GTGTTATTGGTTAGACCATTTGCAGGACGAATCTATGACAACAAAGGTCCCAAAGCATTGCTTATTCCAGGAGCAGTTTTCATTGCGATCGGCCTCATTCTGCTCTCATTTGCAACCTCTATGTGGGTCCTGTTCATTGCTGCCTTTATCTACGGGATCGGCTATGGTTCCATGCAGTCGTCTCTGCAGACCTGGATGATTCAGGTGGTATCTCCTTCTCAACGAGGTATGGCTAATGGCATGTTTTTGAACTCGCTGGATCTGGGTATTGCGACGGGCGCCCTTCTTCTCGGCGCCATTGCGTCCATAACCAGTTATACCGACATGTACCGATATTCCGTGATGTTTATGATTCTGTTCTTGCTTATTTATCTGATTCAAGGTAAACGAAGCGGCAGCTTCTCCATAGAAGCTCATGCACTGCTCGCTCATACGCATATCACTGCAACGGAGCCACCTCAAGATCAATCCAGGAATTCCGAATCTGGAGCTGGCAACACCGAAACTGGTCAGTCGAATAAAAGCAAACACGAATGA
- a CDS encoding MarR family transcriptional regulator encodes MDYTLEQSVGFMLGFTHRKAVALLATRFKPYDITTEQFSVLFNVDRGEGVNQKELAARVFKDQPTTARIIDLLEKKAG; translated from the coding sequence ATGGACTATACGTTGGAACAATCTGTCGGATTCATGCTGGGTTTCACGCATCGTAAAGCAGTCGCTTTACTGGCTACACGGTTCAAACCTTATGACATTACGACTGAACAATTTTCTGTCCTTTTCAATGTTGACCGAGGTGAAGGTGTCAATCAGAAGGAGCTCGCTGCACGTGTCTTCAAAGACCAGCCCACCACTGCCCGGATTATTGATCTGCTTGAGAAAAAGGCTGGGTAG
- a CDS encoding aromatic acid exporter family protein: protein MSFGARVLKTGIAVTLALYLSSLFLNPQSPVPAAIAAIFAMQPSIYRSWKYFLDQLQTTTLGAIVALIGGMVLSNEPIAVGLIIVLVIMICLKLNMGETVGLTLVTVVSIMEASGDWHFALNRFLLTLVGIVSAFLINITVFPPKPKIQFVKQIQSVFSGMSLLLRTSISDEIKEVVFREEKNNLGGSIKSLSDKYNLFEEEQKKMKRSKFSETRQMVVYKQMLLSLQKGYEVLDSVERHYFQAPRTTAMDQFFDSHLELVIKFHEHALLKFEDKLKPNGEEAAQFVLDNDRFMEQAITQFDIDKEGMLRLSIVAAAIYDYGYQLERLNRLAEHVHSSSEDKESQDKILNWLKWP, encoded by the coding sequence ATGTCGTTTGGTGCACGTGTACTTAAGACGGGGATCGCGGTCACGCTTGCCTTGTACCTGAGCAGCCTGTTCTTGAACCCGCAATCTCCCGTGCCTGCGGCAATCGCGGCCATATTCGCCATGCAGCCTTCCATCTATCGTTCCTGGAAATATTTCCTGGATCAGCTGCAAACGACCACGCTCGGAGCCATTGTGGCCCTGATCGGAGGCATGGTGTTGTCCAACGAGCCAATCGCTGTTGGATTAATTATAGTCCTGGTCATCATGATCTGTCTTAAATTGAATATGGGGGAGACGGTTGGCCTGACACTGGTTACCGTTGTATCCATTATGGAAGCTTCGGGTGACTGGCATTTTGCACTCAATCGTTTTCTGTTGACACTGGTTGGCATTGTATCGGCGTTTCTTATTAACATTACCGTATTTCCTCCGAAACCGAAGATTCAGTTTGTGAAGCAGATCCAGAGTGTATTTAGCGGCATGTCGTTGCTTCTGCGGACGTCTATCTCGGATGAGATTAAAGAAGTCGTATTCCGGGAGGAGAAAAACAACCTGGGCGGTTCCATTAAGTCTCTGTCCGACAAGTATAACTTGTTTGAAGAGGAACAGAAAAAGATGAAACGTTCGAAGTTCAGCGAAACTCGGCAGATGGTGGTCTACAAACAAATGCTGCTGAGTCTGCAAAAAGGCTATGAGGTGCTGGATTCCGTGGAACGCCACTATTTCCAGGCACCGCGGACAACCGCGATGGATCAGTTCTTTGACTCACATCTTGAACTGGTTATCAAATTCCATGAGCATGCACTGCTCAAGTTTGAGGATAAGCTGAAGCCCAATGGAGAAGAGGCCGCACAGTTTGTGTTGGATAATGATCGTTTCATGGAGCAGGCGATCACCCAGTTTGATATCGACAAGGAAGGCATGTTGCGATTATCGATCGTGGCTGCTGCGATCTATGATTACGGATATCAGTTGGAACGTCTGAATCGACTTGCCGAGCATGTGCATAGCTCCAGTGAAGACAAAGAATCACAGGACAAAATCCTGAACTGGCTCAAGTGGCCTTAG
- a CDS encoding RbsD/FucU domain-containing protein codes for MSEMGHGDELVLADGNFPAASHAKRLVRCDALGVVELLEAILQLYPLDTYAKRPAAVMQVVKGDQVVPIIWEDYRRLIEEYEGITDAFDHEERFDFYERATNAYAIVATGERAQYANLILKKGVIFPDADPGHEQQNAESN; via the coding sequence ATGTCTGAAATGGGGCATGGGGACGAGTTGGTACTAGCTGATGGCAATTTTCCGGCAGCGAGTCATGCCAAGCGACTGGTACGTTGTGATGCACTGGGAGTCGTCGAACTGTTGGAAGCCATCCTGCAATTATATCCACTGGACACCTATGCCAAGCGTCCCGCTGCTGTCATGCAGGTTGTGAAAGGGGATCAGGTGGTACCGATCATATGGGAAGACTACCGCCGTTTAATTGAAGAATACGAAGGCATCACGGATGCTTTCGATCATGAAGAGCGATTTGATTTTTATGAACGTGCTACGAATGCCTATGCGATTGTTGCAACGGGTGAACGTGCACAATATGCCAATCTGATTCTGAAGAAAGGCGTCATTTTCCCTGATGCTGATCCTGGTCATGAACAACAGAACGCTGAATCCAATTGA
- a CDS encoding cupin domain-containing protein — MERERLREDRIHGNAMYPVSVYPDIQQLNGDSILDCHWHDEMEFTMVTKGSAVFQIDMNTVEVQAGEAIFINRGEIHAGYLKGDVPCVFSSIVFNPELLGSRTFDTVQEKFIGPLVRKTVIPPIISSPMRFGDMRFWIF, encoded by the coding sequence ATGGAACGTGAACGATTACGGGAAGACCGGATTCACGGTAATGCCATGTATCCAGTCAGTGTGTACCCTGATATTCAGCAACTGAACGGAGACAGCATTCTGGACTGCCACTGGCATGATGAGATGGAGTTCACCATGGTGACCAAGGGCAGCGCCGTCTTCCAGATCGATATGAACACTGTAGAGGTACAGGCTGGAGAAGCGATTTTCATCAATCGGGGCGAGATTCATGCGGGGTATCTGAAGGGTGATGTTCCCTGTGTATTCTCTTCCATTGTGTTTAATCCCGAGCTGCTTGGCAGCCGCACCTTCGATACAGTTCAAGAGAAATTCATCGGTCCACTGGTACGCAAAACGGTGATTCCCCCAATCATATCAAGCCCGATGAGGTTTGGGGACATGAGATTCTGGATCTTTTGA
- a CDS encoding AraC family transcriptional regulator, with translation MRSAPLKGTVATGSHDKVERLKSVLGYIHKRYPEPLKLKELADEANMSEGHFCRFFKQMVQKTPVDYINYYRVQQACVQLENTDHKIVDIAMDVGFEHLSYFITTFKKHKSTTPSQYRNMFYENVAMEAALVQV, from the coding sequence ATGAGATCTGCTCCCCTCAAAGGAACCGTGGCAACAGGGAGTCATGACAAGGTAGAGCGCTTGAAATCCGTGCTCGGATATATCCACAAGCGTTATCCTGAACCATTGAAGCTGAAGGAATTGGCGGATGAAGCCAACATGAGCGAAGGGCACTTCTGCCGTTTCTTCAAACAGATGGTGCAGAAAACCCCGGTTGACTACATTAATTATTACCGCGTTCAACAGGCGTGCGTTCAGCTTGAGAATACAGATCACAAGATTGTTGATATCGCCATGGATGTGGGTTTTGAGCATCTGAGCTACTTCATCACGACGTTTAAAAAGCATAAATCCACTACACCTTCACAGTATCGCAATATGTTCTATGAGAACGTGGCTATGGAAGCAGCCTTGGTTCAGGTATAG